The Marinoscillum sp. 108 genome has a segment encoding these proteins:
- a CDS encoding (Fe-S)-binding protein: MTEEINIPTMAEMVAKGESPEVLFWVGCAGSFDDRYKSVTLAFVKILNKVGVKFAVLGAEETCTGDPARRAGNEFLFQMQAMANIQVLDGYEVKKIVTACPHCFNTLKNEYPDLGGNYDVIHHSQYLQELINSGKVTLKGGGEFKGRKITYHDSCFLGRANKVYEAPRKVLEALDAELVEMKRCKTKGLCCGAGGAQMFKDAEPGKKEINIERTEEALETGATTIAVACPFCMTMMSDGVKNKERESEVKVQDLAELIAEAEGLNG; this comes from the coding sequence ATGACTGAAGAAATCAACATACCAACAATGGCCGAAATGGTCGCAAAGGGAGAATCTCCTGAAGTGCTTTTTTGGGTAGGCTGCGCCGGCTCCTTCGACGACCGGTACAAAAGCGTCACCCTGGCATTTGTGAAGATTCTCAATAAAGTAGGGGTGAAATTTGCCGTTTTAGGTGCTGAGGAGACTTGCACAGGAGATCCCGCCAGACGTGCCGGGAATGAGTTTTTGTTTCAGATGCAGGCCATGGCCAACATTCAGGTGCTGGATGGATATGAGGTGAAGAAAATAGTAACGGCCTGCCCTCATTGCTTCAATACCCTTAAAAATGAGTACCCCGACCTTGGTGGAAACTATGACGTCATTCATCATTCCCAATACCTACAGGAGCTGATCAATAGTGGGAAGGTCACACTAAAAGGTGGCGGAGAGTTTAAAGGCCGCAAAATCACCTACCATGATTCTTGTTTTCTGGGCCGGGCCAATAAAGTCTATGAAGCACCCAGAAAAGTACTGGAGGCACTGGACGCCGAGCTGGTAGAAATGAAGCGATGCAAAACCAAAGGGCTCTGCTGTGGAGCCGGGGGTGCCCAAATGTTTAAAGATGCCGAGCCAGGCAAAAAGGAGATCAATATAGAACGAACCGAGGAGGCGCTTGAAACTGGTGCTACTACTATCGCCGTAGCTTGTCCGTTTTGTATGACCATGATGTCTGATGGGGTGAAAAACAAAGAGCGCGAGTCTGAGGTGAAAGTTCAGGATTTGGCGGAACTCATTGCAGAGGCAGAGGGTTTAAATGGCTAA
- a CDS encoding OmpA family protein, with product MKQVFYALILLMMAQSCTQRVAQKSFEKGYYDRAIELYKKSLDPQDAHQNFMLGESYRKSNRLQEAAPYYSAARRAGSREPGLPYYLARSLKANKQYEEAEKILRDFLTKAGGDSNFKALAQVELDNLTKIDVLQAETNYFRIKNLDELNTKFAEYSPVYHNGFLYFTSNREGGKIYGATGTPFTDIYRVQSKGANINIRTLKALDPVINHSDTNEGSIAISSDGTSIIFAKGNTGKATGNTEVNLFFTRYRNSNWSEPRPISVNDPDAWDSTPALTPDGTTLYFSSTRPGGFGGADIYSAQLNRRGRWVDVQNLGPTINTPGDEMFPFVSEDGRLYFSSNGHPGFGNLDLFVATRVRGKITIENLGEPMNSAADDFGLHQFDLTRGFFSSNRPGGKGDDDIYTFINEDPDLKVVNYFLVGTTYTNDDGKHKIVLPNTKVALQAENGELLSEAFTGEDGKFKFRVYAEERYNLLGEKTDYFTTRKEFSTVGKSVEKASLTEFITNVTFQTEIMMDRIVLEKSIVLNNIYYDLDKANIRPDAALVLDSLVQIMNDNPDIFIELGSHTDARAEDDYNMDLSQRRAKSAVEYIIRQGISADRIVAKGYGESKLLIPNAVTEEQHQQNRRTEFKVLRYNPKKNEDNLPPVENQDEYDRFFDDSEGD from the coding sequence ATGAAGCAAGTTTTCTATGCATTGATCCTCCTTATGATGGCGCAGTCCTGTACGCAGCGGGTGGCTCAAAAGAGTTTTGAAAAAGGGTATTATGATCGGGCAATAGAGCTTTACAAGAAGAGCCTTGATCCCCAGGATGCTCATCAAAATTTCATGCTGGGTGAGTCATACCGCAAATCCAACAGACTTCAGGAAGCAGCGCCTTATTATTCTGCTGCTCGGAGGGCCGGGTCCAGGGAGCCCGGATTGCCCTATTATCTGGCCAGGTCTCTCAAGGCCAATAAGCAATATGAGGAAGCTGAGAAAATCCTTCGCGATTTTTTGACCAAAGCAGGAGGTGATTCCAATTTCAAGGCCTTGGCGCAGGTGGAGTTGGATAATCTGACGAAAATAGACGTCCTACAAGCTGAGACCAATTATTTCAGAATTAAAAACCTGGATGAGCTCAATACAAAGTTTGCAGAGTACTCCCCCGTCTACCACAATGGCTTTTTATACTTCACCTCCAACAGGGAAGGCGGCAAGATCTATGGGGCCACAGGCACTCCTTTTACGGACATCTATCGGGTACAGTCGAAGGGCGCCAATATTAACATAAGGACTTTGAAAGCCCTTGACCCGGTGATCAATCACTCAGACACCAATGAAGGATCCATTGCCATTTCATCAGACGGAACCTCCATCATCTTTGCCAAAGGGAATACTGGCAAGGCCACCGGGAACACGGAGGTCAACTTATTTTTCACGAGGTACAGAAACTCAAACTGGTCAGAGCCCAGACCCATTAGTGTCAATGATCCGGATGCCTGGGATTCCACCCCTGCACTCACTCCTGATGGCACCACACTGTATTTTTCAAGTACCCGTCCGGGAGGATTTGGCGGGGCGGACATCTACTCGGCACAGCTCAACAGGCGCGGTAGATGGGTGGATGTACAAAACCTCGGCCCCACGATCAATACTCCCGGGGATGAAATGTTTCCGTTTGTGTCTGAGGATGGTAGACTTTACTTTTCTTCCAATGGGCACCCCGGATTTGGCAACCTTGACCTATTTGTGGCAACCAGAGTTCGCGGAAAGATTACCATCGAAAACCTTGGGGAGCCTATGAACTCCGCTGCAGATGACTTTGGCCTCCACCAGTTCGACCTGACCAGAGGGTTTTTCTCATCCAACAGGCCGGGCGGAAAAGGTGACGATGATATCTACACATTCATCAATGAGGATCCTGACCTGAAGGTCGTGAATTATTTTCTCGTAGGCACTACCTATACCAATGATGACGGCAAGCACAAAATTGTACTTCCAAATACCAAGGTTGCACTTCAGGCAGAAAATGGAGAGCTTCTCAGTGAGGCCTTTACAGGGGAGGATGGAAAGTTCAAATTCCGGGTATATGCTGAGGAGCGCTATAATCTTTTGGGTGAAAAAACGGATTATTTCACCACAAGGAAGGAATTTTCCACGGTGGGAAAATCGGTGGAAAAGGCTTCTCTGACGGAATTCATCACCAATGTGACTTTTCAGACGGAGATCATGATGGATCGAATTGTTTTGGAAAAGTCCATTGTGCTCAACAACATCTACTATGACCTGGACAAGGCCAATATACGACCGGATGCTGCCCTGGTGCTGGATAGCCTGGTTCAGATAATGAATGATAACCCTGACATTTTCATAGAATTGGGCTCCCATACGGATGCAAGGGCCGAGGACGATTACAACATGGACTTGTCACAAAGGCGAGCAAAGTCTGCTGTGGAATACATTATTCGGCAGGGAATATCTGCAGATCGGATAGTGGCCAAGGGGTATGGTGAGAGCAAATTACTCATCCCCAATGCTGTCACAGAAGAGCAGCATCAGCAAAATCGTAGGACCGAGTTCAAAGTCTTGAGGTATAATCCAAAGAAGAATGAGGACAACCTGCCACCTGTAGAGAATCAGGATGAGTATGATCGGTTCTTTGATGATTCTGAAGGAGACTGA
- a CDS encoding MFS transporter, protein MSSHLRFFFATRESLHLGLIFTCNSLLFGNWITRIPDMKDTIGLTDGELGLALLGAPIGAMCIMPISGWVIARFDLGRTLVISGLAHVISLPLLALSDSFWGLAIALFFFGFSNAIMDISMNATAAVIERKHKRAIMSTCHGMWSLGGMAGAAVGSIVAGLGTSTLPHLGLVGGIVFVMILLLSDTLYHMKESRNAGDKVFAWPRGPLLMLAFMAFCILLSEGAIADWSAVYMRDVVLADAYLVGMAYAGFSMLMAIGRLTGDSIIPGLGKKSVVFYGSLLSVIGLCVAIFFESQDLVIVGFSITGLGYSCIVPVLFISGANQPGYTAGTGIAAVTTLGYAGFLVGPPLIGLLAEAYSLTVGMSFVLFCTLMVTLLSLTIKFR, encoded by the coding sequence GTGTCGAGCCATCTCAGATTTTTTTTCGCTACCCGGGAAAGTCTTCATCTGGGACTGATTTTTACCTGCAACAGCCTGCTATTTGGTAATTGGATTACCAGAATTCCTGACATGAAGGATACCATTGGTCTTACTGATGGTGAGCTTGGGCTTGCGTTGTTGGGCGCACCCATTGGGGCAATGTGCATTATGCCCATATCCGGATGGGTGATTGCCAGATTTGACCTGGGCAGAACCTTAGTGATCAGTGGCTTGGCACACGTGATTTCTTTGCCACTACTGGCCCTTTCGGATTCGTTTTGGGGGCTGGCCATTGCACTGTTCTTTTTTGGATTCAGCAATGCCATTATGGATATTTCCATGAATGCAACGGCAGCTGTGATCGAGCGGAAGCACAAACGAGCCATTATGTCTACCTGTCATGGAATGTGGAGCCTGGGTGGAATGGCCGGAGCTGCTGTGGGTAGCATTGTTGCAGGGCTTGGTACAAGCACTCTGCCGCATCTCGGGCTTGTGGGAGGTATTGTTTTCGTTATGATCCTGCTGTTGTCAGACACCTTATACCATATGAAAGAATCCCGGAATGCAGGGGATAAGGTGTTTGCCTGGCCCAGAGGCCCACTTTTGATGCTTGCTTTCATGGCGTTTTGCATCCTACTAAGTGAAGGCGCCATAGCAGACTGGAGTGCGGTATACATGCGGGATGTGGTGCTGGCTGATGCTTACCTCGTGGGGATGGCTTATGCCGGATTCTCCATGCTGATGGCCATTGGTCGGTTAACGGGGGATTCGATCATTCCCGGGTTGGGAAAGAAGTCCGTAGTGTTTTATGGTTCACTTCTGTCGGTGATTGGCCTTTGTGTTGCGATTTTTTTTGAATCGCAGGATCTGGTGATTGTCGGGTTTTCCATTACGGGCCTTGGGTACTCCTGCATAGTGCCGGTCCTCTTCATTTCAGGCGCCAATCAACCAGGGTATACGGCTGGTACCGGTATTGCAGCGGTGACCACCCTGGGTTATGCCGGGTTCCTGGTAGGCCCCCCGCTGATAGGCCTTCTGGCCGAAGCGTACAGTCTTACTGTAGGGATGTCGTTCGTGCTTTTTTGTACTTTGATGGTAACGTTGCTTTCACTTACCATTAAGTTCAGATGA
- a CDS encoding AIR synthase related protein, which yields MSDRYAKRGVSATKDDVHAAIKNVDKGLFPQAFCKIVPDLLTKDEDYCAIMHADGAGTKSSLAYMYWKETGDLSVWKGIAQDAVIMNTDDLLCIGCVENILLSSTIGRNKNLIPGEVISAIINGTEEVLQMLRDQGIDIISTGGETADVGDLVRTIIVDSTVTARMKRSAVISNDGIRPGDVIVGLSSYGQASYESEYNGGMGSNGLTSARHDVFDKVYRDKYREAYDPAVDQALVFSGSKKLTDSVEGSPLNAGKLVLSPTRTYAPIVKKILTELPGKVHGMVHCSGGAQTKVLHFVKGLKIIKDNLFEIPPLFRLIQEESGTDWKEMYQVFNMGHRYEVYLPQEYAQEVIDISKSFHVDAQIVGRVEAAEQKEVLIQTPEGSYTYH from the coding sequence ATGTCTGATCGATACGCTAAAAGGGGAGTTTCTGCCACCAAAGATGATGTACATGCGGCCATCAAAAATGTAGACAAGGGGCTTTTCCCTCAGGCTTTCTGCAAAATAGTACCGGATCTCCTCACCAAAGACGAAGACTACTGCGCCATCATGCATGCCGACGGAGCAGGTACTAAATCTTCATTGGCCTATATGTACTGGAAGGAAACTGGCGACCTTTCGGTTTGGAAGGGGATTGCTCAGGATGCTGTGATCATGAATACCGATGACCTGCTCTGCATCGGGTGTGTGGAAAATATCCTGCTTTCATCCACGATCGGGCGTAATAAAAACCTGATTCCCGGAGAGGTCATTTCAGCGATCATCAATGGTACCGAGGAGGTGCTCCAGATGCTCCGCGACCAGGGGATCGATATTATTTCTACCGGTGGAGAAACCGCAGATGTAGGAGATTTGGTGCGCACCATCATCGTGGACAGCACAGTTACGGCCCGGATGAAACGCAGTGCAGTCATCAGCAATGACGGTATCCGACCGGGTGACGTGATCGTAGGCTTGTCGTCCTATGGTCAGGCGAGCTATGAGTCTGAATACAATGGCGGGATGGGCAGTAATGGCCTGACTTCCGCCAGGCATGATGTTTTTGATAAGGTTTACAGAGATAAGTACCGTGAGGCATATGATCCCGCTGTGGATCAGGCGCTTGTATTTTCAGGAAGTAAGAAACTCACTGATTCTGTGGAGGGCAGTCCATTGAATGCCGGGAAACTGGTGCTTAGCCCTACCAGAACCTACGCCCCTATCGTGAAGAAAATATTGACCGAACTACCGGGTAAAGTACACGGCATGGTACACTGTAGCGGAGGAGCCCAGACCAAGGTGCTTCATTTTGTGAAAGGGCTGAAAATCATCAAAGACAACCTCTTTGAAATCCCGCCACTATTCAGACTGATACAGGAGGAAAGCGGCACCGACTGGAAAGAAATGTACCAGGTTTTCAACATGGGCCACAGATATGAGGTATATCTACCCCAGGAGTATGCTCAGGAAGTGATTGACATCTCTAAGTCTTTCCATGTGGACGCACAAATAGTGGGAAGAGTAGAGGCTGCTGAGCAGAAAGAAGTATTAATCCAAACCCCGGAAGGAAGTTATACATATCACTAA
- a CDS encoding GNAT family N-acetyltransferase codes for MLPLSTLENDVIRLSPLESGDWKKLTHLVSDSSLWTYFPYDLAEESVFESWMESRITLMNEGKWLPHVVYHKPSGKYAGLTCYLSIDEPNKVIEVGGTWYGSEFHATEVNPNCKLLMMTHAFETLGFYRVEYKTDVLNVRSRRAIEKLGAKEDGILRSNRIVAKGRRRDTIYYSILKDEWPQVKANLEKRIATYR; via the coding sequence ATGTTACCCCTTTCGACCCTTGAAAATGATGTAATCCGATTGAGCCCGCTTGAAAGTGGAGACTGGAAGAAATTAACCCATCTGGTTTCTGACTCTTCACTTTGGACCTATTTTCCGTATGATCTGGCTGAGGAATCTGTCTTTGAAAGCTGGATGGAAAGCAGGATTACCCTTATGAATGAGGGCAAGTGGCTACCGCATGTGGTCTATCACAAGCCAAGCGGAAAATATGCAGGACTGACTTGTTATCTTAGCATAGATGAACCCAACAAGGTCATCGAAGTGGGAGGTACCTGGTATGGATCGGAATTTCATGCTACTGAGGTAAACCCCAACTGCAAGCTTCTAATGATGACACATGCTTTCGAAACCTTGGGCTTTTATCGGGTGGAATACAAGACAGATGTGCTCAACGTGCGCTCCCGAAGAGCGATAGAGAAATTGGGAGCAAAGGAGGACGGAATACTCCGGAGCAACAGAATCGTGGCCAAAGGGAGAAGAAGAGATACAATTTATTACAGCATTTTGAAGGATGAGTGGCCGCAGGTTAAAGCAAATTTGGAAAAGAGAATAGCTACTTATCGATGA
- a CDS encoding type II toxin-antitoxin system death-on-curing family toxin, with product MSSPSEFRWVSEPVVHAIHNEQISRHGGLPGIRDNALLESALARPKNVFAYENGSITQCAASYMYGIVRNHPFLDGNKRTGFVVGVTFLILNQHYVEVSEADVVMEILNLANGNTSEEALELWLRRIIVPLK from the coding sequence ATGAGCTCGCCAAGTGAATTTAGATGGGTAAGTGAGCCTGTGGTTCACGCCATCCACAATGAGCAAATTTCAAGACATGGGGGTCTTCCAGGCATCAGAGATAATGCCCTGTTGGAATCTGCTTTGGCGCGTCCGAAAAATGTGTTTGCATATGAAAATGGAAGCATCACTCAATGTGCCGCCAGCTACATGTATGGTATTGTTCGTAATCATCCATTTCTGGACGGAAACAAAAGAACAGGCTTTGTGGTAGGTGTGACCTTCCTGATTTTAAATCAACATTATGTGGAAGTCTCCGAGGCAGATGTAGTCATGGAAATTTTGAACCTGGCAAATGGAAATACCTCAGAGGAAGCCCTTGAGTTATGGTTGAGGAGAATCATAGTCCCCCTCAAGTAA
- a CDS encoding AbrB/MazE/SpoVT family DNA-binding domain-containing protein, translated as MEKSKVTTVGSSVGIVLPKSIQAKLHVKKGDTVSFIETAHGVEITAYDPEFEDQMNAARKVMDDFRNSLNELAK; from the coding sequence ATGGAAAAATCTAAAGTAACTACCGTCGGCTCATCCGTTGGAATAGTTCTCCCAAAGTCTATCCAGGCCAAGCTACATGTGAAAAAAGGCGACACGGTTTCCTTTATTGAAACGGCGCATGGAGTAGAAATAACTGCCTACGATCCTGAGTTTGAAGATCAAATGAACGCGGCAAGGAAAGTAATGGACGACTTCAGAAACTCATTAAATGAGCTCGCCAAGTGA
- a CDS encoding YraN family protein encodes MDTKNKGKYGEDLAVSYLRKKGFEIVERNYRFRKGEIDLITLLNNEVLVFVEVKLRKGDTYGDPETFVSRKQERLIIQAAEDYIFAINWQKDIRFDIISITGSKVEHIEDAFY; translated from the coding sequence ATGGATACTAAAAATAAGGGCAAATATGGGGAAGATTTGGCGGTTTCTTACCTCCGCAAGAAGGGATTTGAAATCGTGGAAAGGAACTACCGCTTCCGCAAAGGAGAAATTGACCTGATCACCCTCCTGAATAATGAGGTGCTTGTTTTCGTTGAGGTAAAGCTCAGGAAAGGGGATACCTATGGGGATCCGGAAACCTTTGTGAGTCGCAAGCAAGAGCGACTCATCATTCAGGCCGCAGAGGATTACATTTTTGCCATCAACTGGCAAAAGGATATCCGCTTTGATATCATTTCGATCACTGGAAGCAAAGTGGAACACATAGAGGACGCTTTTTATTAA
- a CDS encoding type I phosphomannose isomerase catalytic subunit, with amino-acid sequence MELYPLKFKTIFKDKIWGGQKIKTILGKDFSPLPNCGETWELSGVQGNISEVANGALTGQLLTEVIAAAGDALLGRRIRREYGEEFPLLIKFIDANDDLSIQVHPDNELAQKRHNSKGKTEMWYIMQADPGATLISGFSQDLDRASYQKAFDEGRLNEILNREEAQAGDVFFLPAGRVHTIGKGLLLAEIQQTSDVTYRIYDFDRRDAEGNLRELHIEESLDAIDYKKYDQYKTPYKDQADTRVDIVSCEYFTTNKLTLTGDFELDHSGLDCFKIYICLEGNAKLIYPGGVENLQMGEVILVPAALEKYKFETSGGVTMLESYIRK; translated from the coding sequence TTGGAATTATATCCGCTGAAATTCAAGACCATATTTAAAGATAAGATCTGGGGAGGACAAAAGATCAAAACAATACTGGGTAAAGACTTCTCTCCGCTACCCAACTGCGGGGAGACCTGGGAGCTCTCAGGTGTACAGGGAAATATCTCAGAGGTGGCCAACGGGGCACTCACAGGCCAGTTACTCACGGAGGTGATAGCTGCGGCAGGTGATGCGTTGCTCGGTAGGCGCATACGCAGGGAGTATGGAGAAGAATTCCCCTTATTGATCAAGTTTATAGATGCCAATGATGACTTGTCCATACAGGTGCATCCGGACAATGAGTTGGCTCAAAAGCGTCATAACTCCAAAGGAAAAACGGAGATGTGGTACATCATGCAGGCTGACCCGGGAGCTACCCTGATTAGCGGATTTAGTCAGGACCTGGACCGTGCATCTTATCAGAAGGCATTTGATGAAGGCAGACTCAACGAAATTTTGAACCGTGAAGAGGCACAAGCCGGAGATGTGTTTTTTTTACCCGCGGGCAGGGTGCATACCATCGGTAAGGGACTGTTGCTGGCGGAGATTCAGCAGACTTCTGATGTGACGTATCGCATTTATGATTTTGACCGCCGGGATGCCGAGGGCAATTTGCGCGAGTTGCACATAGAGGAGTCACTGGATGCCATTGACTACAAAAAGTACGACCAGTACAAAACGCCGTATAAGGATCAGGCGGACACTCGCGTAGACATAGTGTCTTGCGAGTATTTTACTACTAACAAGTTGACCCTGACAGGTGATTTTGAGCTGGATCATTCTGGCCTGGATTGTTTCAAAATCTACATATGTCTTGAAGGAAACGCAAAGCTGATCTATCCTGGAGGAGTTGAGAACTTGCAGATGGGGGAAGTGATACTGGTGCCTGCTGCTTTGGAAAAATATAAGTTTGAAACTTCTGGGGGCGTTACCATGTTGGAGTCATATATCCGCAAATAG
- the lipB gene encoding lipoyl(octanoyl) transferase LipB yields MAIQNKKTKFIHLGLMDYQEAWDYQEAVFKRSVDQKIANRQLPESEQRSVDNYLIFCQHPHVFTLGKSGKPEHLLLDEHGLDEKEASYYKINRGGDITYHGPGQIVGYPILDLDNFFTDIHKYLRYLEEAIILTLKDYGVVGGRIPGLTGVWIDHEDEANTRKICALGVKSSRWVTMHGFAFNVHADLNYFGYIVPCGIDDKAVTSLDKELGYKPEMAEVEHRLKGHLVDLFEMELEE; encoded by the coding sequence TTGGCTATTCAAAACAAAAAAACCAAGTTTATTCACCTGGGGCTCATGGACTATCAAGAGGCCTGGGACTACCAGGAGGCTGTTTTTAAGAGATCAGTAGATCAGAAAATCGCCAACCGACAACTCCCGGAATCGGAGCAGAGATCGGTGGATAATTACCTTATTTTTTGTCAGCATCCGCATGTATTTACCCTCGGTAAAAGTGGCAAACCGGAGCATTTGTTACTGGATGAACACGGTTTGGACGAGAAAGAAGCCTCCTATTACAAGATTAACCGGGGTGGGGATATTACCTATCACGGCCCGGGTCAGATTGTGGGTTACCCCATATTGGATTTAGATAACTTTTTTACCGACATTCATAAATATCTGCGATACCTGGAGGAGGCCATCATTCTCACCCTGAAGGATTATGGAGTGGTGGGAGGAAGAATCCCCGGACTCACCGGTGTGTGGATAGATCATGAAGACGAAGCAAACACCCGAAAAATTTGTGCTCTTGGTGTAAAGTCCAGCCGTTGGGTGACTATGCACGGATTTGCCTTCAATGTGCATGCGGACTTGAACTATTTTGGCTACATCGTGCCGTGTGGTATTGACGATAAGGCGGTAACCTCCCTTGACAAAGAGCTTGGCTACAAACCTGAGATGGCCGAAGTGGAGCACAGACTCAAGGGACATTTGGTTGATTTATTTGAAATGGAACTGGAAGAATGA
- a CDS encoding 3'-5' exonuclease, whose protein sequence is MDQRLKNLLILDIETVANSKEYHKLNTDLQRLWEKKANFLRNEEELTAEELYEKRAGIYAEFGKVITVAFGIFHEDQGELNIRIKSISGHDERQLLTEVKNFLETKFDPEYLRLCAHNGKEFDFPYLSRRMLINGIKLPYVLDNAGKKPWEVNFLDTLEMWKFGDRKNFTSLDLLTTIFDIPSSKTDIDGSMVNEVYYTKEKGLERIEKYCQGDVIATAQLFLKMHALPIVDPKNITIVT, encoded by the coding sequence ATGGATCAGCGCCTGAAGAATCTGTTGATACTCGATATCGAAACAGTAGCCAACTCAAAAGAATATCACAAGCTTAATACGGATCTCCAGAGGCTCTGGGAGAAAAAAGCTAACTTTCTCAGGAATGAGGAAGAGCTTACCGCCGAAGAACTTTATGAAAAACGGGCGGGAATTTATGCCGAGTTTGGTAAAGTGATCACTGTGGCATTTGGTATTTTCCATGAAGACCAGGGTGAGCTGAATATCAGGATTAAGTCCATATCTGGTCACGACGAGCGGCAGCTTCTTACGGAAGTAAAAAACTTTTTGGAAACAAAATTTGACCCAGAGTACTTACGTCTATGTGCACATAATGGAAAGGAGTTCGATTTTCCGTATCTTAGCCGCCGCATGCTGATCAATGGGATCAAGCTGCCCTACGTACTGGACAATGCCGGTAAGAAGCCATGGGAGGTCAATTTTTTGGACACCCTGGAAATGTGGAAGTTTGGTGATCGGAAAAATTTCACCTCTCTGGATCTGCTCACCACCATTTTTGACATCCCCTCAAGTAAAACAGACATAGACGGATCCATGGTGAATGAAGTATATTACACTAAAGAAAAAGGCCTGGAACGAATAGAAAAATACTGCCAGGGAGATGTGATAGCTACCGCACAATTATTTTTAAAAATGCATGCACTTCCCATAGTGGATCCCAAAAACATTACAATAGTTACATAA